The proteins below are encoded in one region of Corynebacterium sphenisci DSM 44792:
- a CDS encoding heavy metal translocating P-type ATPase encodes MTCGCGEPCAADAPAGPIEEHPAWYRDRAILVPVASGAALLAGLLLDWAGASIPAQVAYWAALLLGGSTFIPGTLRRFVKDLKPGVGLLMTISAIGAVALGHVAEAAMLAFLFSIAEALEDRAMDRARAGLRGLLELVPDTAEVRRGLLTRTIPAAEIAVGDTLLVRPGDRIATDGVVRSGAGSVDASAITGESIPVAVAPGDEVRAGSINGSAALEVEAANPGADNSLTAIVALVEQAQAEKGERARMADRLARPLVPAVIVVALAVAILGSILGDPAVWVTRALVVLVAASPCALAISVPVTVISGIGAASRFGVIVKSGAAFERLGGIRHIGLDKTGTLTANRPAVERVRPVAGGDPDRVLALAAALERRSSHPLATAIVAAADAAGVGDLVADEVEERPGTGVAGVVDGAAVEVGNPRHLAAGLPAELAGELDELEAAGMTVVALSVDGAVAGVIGVRDNLRAEAAEAVAALRAAGIGVTMLTGDNAAAAAALGAEAGIDDVRAGLRPEEKSTAVRELSGASPTAMIGDGVNDAPALAAAEVGIAMGAAGSDAAIESADVAFTGHDLRLIPRALAHARRCRTIITQNLVLSALIVIVLPPLAVTGVLGLGGIVLIHEAAEVLVIINGLRAARARGAAA; translated from the coding sequence ATGACCTGCGGATGCGGTGAACCCTGCGCCGCCGACGCCCCCGCCGGGCCGATCGAGGAGCACCCGGCCTGGTACCGGGACCGGGCGATCCTGGTCCCGGTGGCCTCCGGGGCGGCGCTGCTCGCCGGGCTGCTGCTGGACTGGGCGGGGGCGTCGATCCCGGCCCAGGTGGCCTACTGGGCGGCGCTGCTGCTCGGCGGCTCCACCTTCATCCCGGGCACCCTGCGCCGCTTCGTCAAGGACCTCAAGCCCGGGGTGGGCCTGCTGATGACCATCTCCGCGATCGGCGCGGTGGCCCTGGGCCACGTCGCCGAGGCGGCGATGCTGGCCTTCCTGTTCTCCATCGCCGAGGCCCTGGAGGACCGGGCCATGGACCGGGCCCGGGCCGGGCTGCGCGGGCTGCTGGAGCTGGTCCCGGACACCGCCGAGGTGCGCCGGGGGCTGCTCACCCGGACCATCCCGGCCGCCGAGATCGCCGTGGGCGACACCCTGCTGGTGCGCCCCGGCGACCGGATCGCCACCGACGGGGTGGTGCGCTCGGGCGCCGGCTCCGTGGACGCCTCCGCGATCACCGGCGAATCCATCCCGGTGGCGGTCGCCCCCGGCGACGAGGTCCGGGCCGGCTCCATCAACGGCTCCGCCGCCCTGGAGGTGGAGGCCGCCAACCCCGGCGCGGACAACTCGCTGACCGCCATCGTCGCCCTGGTCGAGCAGGCCCAGGCGGAGAAGGGCGAACGCGCCCGGATGGCCGACCGGCTGGCCCGGCCGCTGGTGCCCGCGGTGATCGTGGTCGCCCTGGCGGTGGCCATCCTCGGCTCGATCCTCGGCGACCCGGCGGTGTGGGTGACCCGCGCCCTGGTGGTGCTGGTCGCGGCCAGCCCCTGCGCCCTGGCCATCTCGGTGCCGGTGACCGTCATTTCCGGCATCGGCGCGGCCAGCCGCTTCGGCGTGATCGTGAAATCCGGGGCCGCCTTCGAGCGGCTCGGCGGGATCCGGCACATCGGCCTGGACAAGACCGGCACGCTCACCGCGAACCGGCCCGCCGTGGAGCGGGTGCGCCCCGTCGCCGGCGGTGACCCGGATCGGGTGCTCGCCCTGGCCGCCGCCCTGGAGCGGCGCAGCTCCCATCCCCTGGCCACCGCGATAGTGGCCGCCGCGGACGCCGCCGGGGTGGGCGACCTGGTCGCCGACGAGGTCGAGGAGCGCCCCGGCACCGGGGTGGCCGGCGTCGTCGACGGCGCCGCGGTGGAGGTGGGCAACCCCCGGCACCTGGCCGCGGGCCTGCCCGCCGAGCTCGCCGGCGAACTCGACGAGCTGGAGGCCGCCGGGATGACCGTGGTGGCGCTCAGCGTCGACGGCGCGGTCGCCGGGGTGATCGGGGTGCGCGACAACCTGCGCGCCGAGGCCGCCGAGGCCGTGGCCGCGCTGCGCGCCGCCGGCATCGGGGTGACCATGCTCACCGGCGACAACGCCGCGGCCGCCGCGGCGCTGGGCGCCGAGGCCGGGATCGACGACGTGCGCGCGGGCCTGCGCCCGGAGGAGAAGTCCACGGCGGTGCGCGAGCTGTCCGGGGCCTCCCCCACGGCGATGATCGGCGACGGGGTCAACGACGCCCCGGCGCTGGCCGCCGCCGAGGTGGGCATCGCGATGGGCGCCGCCGGCTCGGACGCGGCCATCGAATCGGCGGACGTGGCCTTCACCGGCCATGATCTGCGGCTCATCCCCCGGGCCCTGGCCCATGCCCGCCGGTGCCGCACGATCATCACCCAGAACCTGGTGCTCTCCGCGCTCATCGTCATCGTGCTGCCCCCGCTGGCGGTGACCGGGGTGCTCGGCCTGGGCGGGATCGTGCTCATCCACGAGGCCGCCGAGGTGCTGGTGATCATCAACGGGCTGCGCGCCGCGCGCGCCCGCGGCGCCGCCGCCTAG
- the mfd gene encoding transcription-repair coupling factor translates to MTAPDAADPDPTAAAAPARPDAAAPLGGLARVVATEPQLRGVLRHLGEAELHLTGPEELRPFLVAALAGAAPVLAVTATGREAEELAAALAGLLGERVALFPSWETLPHERLSPAVDTVARRRRVLHRLRAGGLDVVVAATRSLVQPILDDRVAPIRLAEGAEVPDLAEKLAELGYSHADMVGRRGQFAVRGGIVDVFPGTMDNPVRVELWGDEITDLRLFSVGDQRTIEEERVEVAEVYPVRALLLDAGVRARAADLAARRSGDVQEMLTRIGEGQWVEGMEALIPLLSEVPLATLPELMPAGAHTLLLAPERIRSRAADLIATGEEFLAAAWESAAMGAAAPVADDALAATAYRDLDQVRAAAPGPWWGFAPEGMLGAVADTEILPLRFEPAPRPRGDLAAIGEMMSGLRHRLAEGARVAYLAATPAGVRRQAERFREAGLPCRVATGPEEPEPGRVTVYRGVNHGGLVFPRTAGGPLTVLAEADLTGNRVTAAAGRTRGPAKRRNRVDPLALEAGDFVVHDTHGIGRFVKLTERTIGSGAERARREYVVLEYAPSRRGGPPDQLFVPMESLDLLSRYVGGETPTLSRMGGSDWKATKRRARGAVREIAGELVKLYAERKAAPGHAFAPDSPWQHELEDAFPFVETEDQLRAISEIKADMEAPTPMDRVLIGDVGYGKTEVAVRAAFKAVQDGRQVAVLVPTTLLAQQHMATFTERMEEFGTTIRGLSRFTPAKEAKETLAGLASGEVDIVIGTHRLLQTGVTWKNLGLVIVDEEQRFGVEHKEHITALRHSVDVLTMSATPIPRTLEMSMAGIREMSQILTPPEDRHPVLTYVGAYSGKQVAAAIRRELLREGQVFYLHNRVRTIDAAAKRIRDLVPEARVVVAHGQMPEEQLERTVQGFWDREYDVLVCTTIVETGLDIANANTLIVEDAHHMGLSQLHQLRGRVGRSRERAYAYFLYPAEHTLTEASYGRLSTIAANNELGAGMAVAMKDLEMRGAGSILGAEQSGHIAGVGFDMYVRLVGEAVRALKAAADGEAVDGSAEEPAEVRVDLPVDANIPPDYVAAERLRLEGYRKFAEARGLDEVDRVLEELADRYGPPPVEVQRLAAMARLRIICREFGVREISAAGKHIAVSPMQLADSKQVRLRRLHPGSTYRAASGTVTLPQPRSGRGPAARPVRDVALVQWVADFLTAMAGIPAMDVTGGAAEPPAADPAAGRGGRNRPAPDRGGAHRRGGGRGNVEGGTGRPARRAGGKD, encoded by the coding sequence GTGACCGCCCCCGACGCCGCCGATCCCGACCCCACCGCAGCCGCAGCCCCCGCCCGCCCCGACGCCGCCGCCCCACTGGGCGGGCTGGCCCGGGTGGTGGCCACCGAACCGCAGCTGAGGGGGGTGCTGCGCCACCTCGGCGAGGCCGAGCTGCACCTCACCGGCCCCGAGGAGCTGCGGCCCTTCCTCGTCGCCGCGCTCGCCGGCGCCGCCCCGGTGCTCGCGGTGACCGCCACCGGACGGGAGGCCGAGGAGCTCGCCGCCGCCCTGGCCGGGCTGCTCGGCGAGCGGGTGGCGCTGTTCCCCTCCTGGGAGACGCTGCCCCATGAGCGGCTCTCCCCGGCGGTGGACACCGTCGCCCGGCGCCGCCGGGTGCTGCACCGGCTGCGCGCCGGGGGCCTCGACGTGGTGGTCGCCGCGACCCGCTCCCTGGTGCAGCCGATCCTCGACGACCGGGTGGCGCCGATCCGCCTCGCCGAGGGCGCCGAGGTGCCCGATCTCGCCGAGAAGCTGGCGGAGCTGGGCTACTCCCACGCCGACATGGTCGGCCGGCGCGGCCAGTTCGCGGTGCGCGGCGGGATCGTCGACGTCTTCCCCGGCACCATGGACAACCCGGTGCGGGTGGAGCTGTGGGGCGACGAGATCACCGATCTGCGGCTGTTCAGTGTCGGCGATCAGCGCACCATCGAGGAGGAGCGGGTCGAGGTCGCCGAGGTCTACCCGGTGCGCGCGCTGCTGCTCGACGCCGGCGTGCGCGCCCGAGCCGCGGACCTGGCCGCCCGGCGCTCCGGGGACGTGCAGGAGATGCTCACCCGGATCGGGGAGGGCCAGTGGGTGGAGGGCATGGAGGCGCTCATCCCGCTGCTCAGCGAGGTGCCGCTGGCCACCCTGCCGGAGCTGATGCCCGCCGGCGCGCACACCCTGCTGCTCGCCCCGGAGCGGATCCGCTCCCGGGCCGCGGATCTCATCGCCACCGGGGAGGAGTTCCTCGCCGCGGCCTGGGAGTCCGCGGCGATGGGGGCCGCCGCCCCGGTGGCCGACGACGCCCTGGCCGCCACCGCCTACCGGGACCTGGACCAGGTGCGCGCCGCCGCGCCCGGGCCCTGGTGGGGCTTCGCCCCGGAGGGCATGCTCGGCGCGGTCGCGGACACGGAGATCCTGCCGCTGCGCTTCGAGCCCGCCCCCCGCCCGCGCGGGGACCTCGCCGCGATCGGGGAGATGATGTCCGGGCTGCGCCACCGGCTCGCCGAGGGCGCCCGGGTGGCCTATCTCGCGGCCACCCCGGCGGGGGTGCGCCGGCAGGCGGAGCGCTTCCGGGAGGCCGGGCTGCCCTGCCGGGTGGCCACCGGCCCGGAGGAGCCCGAACCCGGCCGGGTGACCGTCTACCGGGGGGTCAACCACGGTGGGCTGGTCTTCCCGCGCACCGCCGGCGGCCCGCTGACCGTGCTCGCCGAGGCGGATCTCACCGGCAATCGGGTCACCGCCGCCGCGGGCCGCACCCGCGGCCCCGCCAAGCGCCGCAACCGGGTGGACCCGCTGGCCCTGGAGGCCGGGGATTTCGTGGTGCACGACACCCACGGCATCGGCCGCTTCGTCAAGCTCACCGAGCGCACCATCGGCTCCGGGGCGGAGCGGGCCCGCCGCGAGTACGTGGTGCTGGAGTACGCGCCCTCCCGCCGCGGCGGGCCCCCGGATCAGCTCTTCGTGCCGATGGAGAGCCTGGACCTGCTCAGCCGCTACGTCGGCGGGGAGACCCCGACCCTGTCCCGGATGGGCGGCTCGGACTGGAAGGCCACCAAGCGGCGGGCCCGCGGGGCGGTGCGCGAAATCGCCGGGGAGCTGGTGAAGCTCTACGCCGAGCGCAAGGCCGCCCCCGGCCACGCCTTCGCCCCCGATTCGCCCTGGCAGCATGAGCTGGAGGACGCCTTCCCCTTCGTGGAGACCGAGGACCAGCTGCGCGCCATCTCCGAGATCAAGGCGGACATGGAGGCGCCCACCCCGATGGACCGGGTGCTCATCGGCGACGTCGGCTACGGCAAGACCGAGGTGGCGGTGCGCGCGGCCTTCAAGGCGGTGCAGGACGGCCGCCAGGTGGCGGTGCTGGTGCCCACCACGCTGCTCGCCCAGCAGCACATGGCCACCTTCACCGAGCGGATGGAGGAGTTCGGCACCACCATCCGGGGCCTGTCCCGGTTCACCCCCGCCAAGGAGGCCAAGGAGACCCTCGCCGGCCTGGCCTCCGGGGAGGTCGACATCGTCATCGGCACCCACCGGCTGCTGCAGACCGGGGTGACCTGGAAGAACCTGGGCCTGGTGATCGTCGACGAGGAGCAGCGCTTCGGGGTGGAGCACAAGGAGCACATCACCGCGCTGCGGCACAGCGTGGACGTGCTCACCATGTCCGCGACCCCGATCCCGCGCACCCTGGAGATGTCCATGGCCGGGATCCGGGAGATGAGCCAGATCCTCACCCCGCCGGAGGACCGGCACCCGGTGCTCACCTACGTCGGCGCCTACTCCGGTAAGCAGGTCGCCGCCGCGATCCGCCGGGAGCTGCTGCGCGAGGGCCAGGTGTTCTACCTGCACAACCGGGTGCGCACCATCGACGCCGCGGCGAAGCGGATCCGGGACCTGGTGCCGGAGGCGCGGGTGGTGGTCGCGCACGGGCAGATGCCGGAGGAGCAGCTGGAGCGCACCGTGCAGGGCTTCTGGGACCGGGAGTACGACGTGCTGGTGTGCACCACCATCGTGGAGACCGGCCTGGACATCGCCAATGCGAACACCCTCATCGTGGAGGACGCGCACCATATGGGCCTGTCCCAGCTGCACCAGCTGCGCGGCCGGGTGGGGCGCAGCCGGGAGCGCGCCTACGCCTATTTCCTGTACCCGGCGGAGCACACCCTCACCGAGGCCTCCTACGGGCGGCTGTCCACGATCGCGGCGAACAACGAGCTCGGCGCGGGCATGGCGGTCGCGATGAAGGACCTGGAGATGCGCGGGGCCGGTTCCATCCTCGGCGCCGAGCAGTCCGGGCACATCGCCGGGGTGGGCTTCGACATGTACGTGCGCCTGGTCGGGGAGGCGGTGCGCGCCCTGAAGGCCGCCGCCGACGGGGAGGCCGTGGACGGCTCCGCGGAGGAGCCCGCCGAGGTGCGGGTGGATCTGCCGGTGGACGCGAACATCCCGCCGGACTACGTCGCCGCGGAGCGGCTGCGCCTGGAGGGCTACCGGAAATTCGCCGAGGCCCGGGGCCTGGACGAGGTGGATCGGGTACTCGAGGAGCTCGCCGACCGGTACGGGCCGCCGCCGGTGGAGGTGCAGCGGCTCGCGGCGATGGCCCGGCTGCGGATCATCTGCCGCGAATTCGGGGTGCGCGAGATCTCCGCGGCCGGCAAGCACATCGCGGTGTCCCCGATGCAGCTGGCGGACTCCAAGCAGGTGCGGCTGCGCCGGCTGCACCCGGGGTCGACCTACCGGGCGGCCTCCGGGACGGTCACCCTGCCGCAGCCGAGGTCCGGCCGCGGCCCGGCGGCGCGGCCGGTGCGCGACGTCGCCCTGGTGCAGTGGGTGGCCGATTTCCTCACCGCGATGGCGGGGATCCCGGCGATGGACGTCACCGGCGGTGCCGCGGAGCCGCCCGCCGCGGACCCGGCCGCCGGGCGGGGCGGGCGGAACCGCCCGGCACCCGACCGGGGCGGCGCCCACCGTCGCGGTGGTGGACGTGGCAATGTTGAGGGCGGAACAGGGCGACCGGCGCGCCGCGCCGGCGGAAAGGACTGA
- a CDS encoding TetR/AcrR family transcriptional regulator: protein MSTAERRRQLLDVGCTAFARLGPDGVSMEELAARAGVSKPVVYEHFGSKEGFYDAVVAEEMERLEAVIAGAMSLGRARLRIERAVLALLTYVEEHPDGFTIVARDPATKEGFATLLGNATSRVSHILGAAFTRAGLDPSPATLYSQAMVGMVSQTAQWWLEQGSAETAPDKETVAAHIVNLLWNGLAGMEAEPRLRREVPAPVAGEGVRLGAGESADPAEAIAAGAEPGPGDPAAG from the coding sequence GCCGAGCGCCGCCGCCAGCTTCTCGACGTCGGCTGCACCGCCTTCGCCCGACTCGGCCCGGACGGGGTGTCCATGGAGGAGCTCGCCGCCCGCGCCGGGGTGTCCAAACCGGTGGTGTACGAGCATTTCGGCTCCAAGGAGGGCTTCTACGATGCGGTGGTCGCCGAGGAGATGGAGCGCCTGGAGGCGGTGATCGCCGGGGCGATGTCCCTGGGCCGGGCCCGGCTGCGGATCGAGCGGGCGGTGCTGGCCCTGCTCACCTACGTCGAGGAGCACCCCGACGGGTTCACCATCGTCGCCCGGGACCCGGCGACGAAGGAGGGCTTCGCCACCCTGCTGGGCAACGCCACCTCCCGGGTGTCGCATATCCTCGGCGCCGCCTTCACCCGCGCCGGGCTGGACCCCTCCCCGGCGACGCTGTACTCCCAGGCGATGGTGGGCATGGTCTCGCAGACCGCCCAGTGGTGGCTGGAGCAGGGCAGCGCGGAGACCGCCCCGGACAAGGAGACCGTCGCCGCGCACATCGTCAACCTGCTGTGGAACGGGCTGGCCGGGATGGAGGCCGAGCCCCGGCTGCGCCGGGAGGTGCCCGCCCCGGTGGCCGGGGAGGGGGTGCGCCTGGGCGCCGGGGAGTCCGCCGACCCGGCCGAGGCGATCGCCGCCGGGGCGGAGCCCGGGCCCGGGGACCCGGCCGCGGGCTGA
- a CDS encoding lytic murein transglycosylase — protein MPESARPRPPAARRRGSSGCGLLTLTSAAVLALIALIGAMTMLGGPSGVPFTRQPIPDDVPPKAAERALSVDVDAPGRPAAQLAQWAAPIAAATGIPEQALRAYGLAEVRAGLEFPQCNLRWNTLAGLGWVESRHGTYNGDWFNRSGLRADGVAEPPIIGVPLDGGPGLAEIPDTDGGRLDGDPDWDRAVGPLQFIPESWARYGVDASGDGVADPQQIDDAAAAAVRLLCSGERDLATPEGWTAAIGAYNQSAQYIIDVRDAAANYALNQPA, from the coding sequence GTGCCCGAATCCGCCCGCCCCCGCCCGCCGGCCGCCCGCCGCCGCGGCTCCTCCGGCTGCGGCCTGCTGACCCTGACCTCGGCGGCCGTGCTCGCGCTCATCGCCCTGATCGGGGCCATGACCATGCTCGGCGGCCCCTCCGGGGTGCCCTTCACCCGGCAGCCGATCCCCGATGACGTCCCCCCGAAGGCCGCGGAGCGGGCGCTGAGCGTCGACGTCGACGCCCCCGGCCGGCCCGCCGCGCAGCTCGCCCAGTGGGCGGCGCCGATCGCCGCGGCCACCGGGATCCCGGAGCAGGCGCTGCGCGCCTACGGCCTCGCCGAGGTCCGCGCCGGCCTCGAGTTCCCCCAGTGCAACCTGCGCTGGAACACCCTCGCCGGCCTGGGCTGGGTGGAGAGCCGGCACGGCACCTACAACGGGGACTGGTTCAACCGCTCCGGGCTGCGCGCCGACGGGGTCGCCGAACCGCCGATCATCGGGGTGCCGCTGGACGGCGGACCGGGCCTGGCGGAGATCCCGGACACCGACGGCGGCAGGCTCGACGGCGACCCGGACTGGGACCGGGCGGTGGGCCCGCTGCAGTTCATCCCGGAGTCCTGGGCGAGGTACGGGGTGGACGCCTCCGGCGACGGGGTGGCCGACCCGCAGCAGATCGACGACGCCGCCGCGGCGGCGGTCCGGCTGCTGTGCTCCGGGGAGCGCGATCTGGCCACCCCGGAGGGCTGGACCGCGGCGATCGGGGCCTACAACCAGTCCGCGCAGTACATCATCGACGTGCGCGACGCCGCGGCGAACTACGCCCTGAACCAGCCCGCCTGA
- the eno gene encoding phosphopyruvate hydratase gives MAAPIIGIRALEILDSRGNPTVEVEVALEDGSRGVAMVPSGASTGEHEAYELRDGGDRYLGKGVQEAVANVGGRIQDALQGEFADEQRAIDRAMLELDGTPNKKDLGANAILGVSMAVAKAAAASADLELYQYIGGPNAHVLPVPMMNILNGGAHADSGVDVQEFMIAPIGADSFAEALRMGAEVYHALKSVIKGKGLSTGLGDEGGFAPSVDSTRAALDLIAEAIREAGYVPGEDVALALDVASSEFYADGVYRFEGGEHSAEEMARVYRELVEEYPIVSIEDPLDENDWDGWVKLTEAIGDKVQIVGDDFFVTNPERLAEGIAKGAANALLVKVNQIGTLSETFEAVALAHNNGYKSMMSHRSGETEDTTIADLAVALNCGQIKTGAPARSERVAKYNRLLRIEDQLGSAAVYAGRAAFPRFAK, from the coding sequence ATGGCTGCACCCATCATTGGAATCCGGGCGCTGGAGATCCTCGACTCCCGCGGCAACCCGACCGTCGAGGTCGAGGTGGCGCTGGAGGACGGTTCCCGCGGGGTGGCGATGGTGCCCTCGGGCGCCTCCACCGGGGAGCATGAGGCGTATGAGCTGCGCGACGGCGGCGACCGCTACCTGGGCAAGGGCGTGCAGGAGGCCGTCGCCAACGTCGGCGGCCGGATCCAGGACGCGCTGCAGGGCGAGTTCGCCGATGAGCAGCGGGCCATCGACCGGGCCATGCTCGAGCTGGACGGCACCCCGAACAAGAAGGACCTCGGCGCCAACGCCATCCTCGGCGTGTCCATGGCGGTGGCCAAGGCCGCCGCCGCCTCCGCCGACCTGGAGCTCTACCAGTACATCGGCGGCCCCAACGCCCATGTGCTGCCGGTGCCGATGATGAACATCCTCAACGGCGGCGCGCACGCCGACTCCGGGGTGGACGTGCAGGAGTTCATGATCGCCCCCATCGGGGCGGACAGCTTCGCCGAGGCGCTGCGGATGGGCGCCGAGGTGTACCACGCCCTGAAGTCCGTGATCAAGGGCAAGGGCCTGTCCACCGGGCTCGGCGACGAGGGCGGCTTCGCCCCCTCCGTGGACTCCACCCGCGCCGCCCTGGATCTCATCGCCGAGGCGATCCGGGAGGCCGGGTACGTCCCGGGCGAGGACGTCGCCCTGGCCCTGGACGTCGCCTCCTCCGAGTTCTACGCGGACGGGGTGTACCGCTTCGAGGGCGGCGAGCACAGCGCCGAGGAGATGGCCCGGGTCTACCGGGAGCTCGTCGAGGAGTACCCGATCGTCTCCATCGAGGATCCGCTGGACGAGAACGACTGGGACGGCTGGGTGAAGCTCACCGAGGCCATCGGGGACAAGGTGCAGATCGTCGGCGACGACTTCTTCGTCACCAACCCGGAGCGCCTCGCCGAGGGCATCGCCAAGGGCGCGGCGAACGCGCTGCTGGTGAAGGTCAACCAGATCGGCACCCTCTCGGAGACCTTCGAGGCGGTCGCCCTGGCGCACAACAACGGCTACAAGTCGATGATGTCGCACCGCTCCGGCGAGACCGAGGACACCACCATCGCGGATCTGGCGGTGGCCCTCAACTGCGGCCAGATCAAGACCGGCGCCCCGGCCCGCTCCGAGCGGGTGGCCAAGTACAACCGCCTGCTGCGCATCGAGGACCAGCTGGGCTCGGCCGCCGTCTACGCCGGCCGCGCGGCCTTCCCGCGCTTCGCCAAGTAG
- a CDS encoding septum formation initiator family protein, giving the protein MDDHPRRARWSRGTRVGRAGGAGRGRDLPSGAGFRELSPAQALGGGLLVLLLLGTLVIPLRAYAEQRAQLAATRASIVRLEDRRAELEGQMRRYSDEAYIREQARIRLGLVEPGETPFRLIDPELGAGPGRAPGEEDPAPEQAWWRLLWASIAEPPQPAAPDPGVRDESTSPDRVPRVPDPAAE; this is encoded by the coding sequence ATGGACGACCACCCCAGGCGGGCCCGCTGGTCCCGCGGCACCCGAGTCGGCCGCGCCGGCGGCGCCGGCCGCGGCCGGGATCTGCCCTCCGGCGCGGGTTTCCGCGAGCTCTCCCCGGCGCAGGCCCTCGGCGGCGGGCTGCTGGTGCTGCTCCTGCTGGGCACCCTGGTGATCCCGCTGCGCGCCTACGCGGAGCAGCGCGCCCAGCTGGCCGCCACCCGGGCCTCGATCGTGCGCCTGGAGGATCGCCGCGCCGAATTGGAGGGGCAGATGCGCCGCTACTCCGACGAGGCCTACATCCGGGAGCAGGCCCGGATCCGGCTGGGCCTGGTGGAGCCGGGGGAGACCCCCTTCCGGCTGATCGACCCCGAGCTCGGCGCCGGGCCGGGCCGCGCCCCGGGCGAGGAGGACCCCGCCCCGGAGCAGGCCTGGTGGCGGCTGCTGTGGGCCTCCATCGCGGAGCCCCCGCAGCCGGCCGCCCCGGATCCGGGGGTGCGCGACGAGTCCACCTCCCCGGACCGGGTGCCCCGGGTGCCCGACCCGGCCGCGGAATAG
- a CDS encoding MazG nucleotide pyrophosphohydrolase domain-containing protein yields the protein MAIIELDPRFPTAVPLQAAGLLAGEVSYTEEVPIRVRWAIADAGGHSVSDAEVLVTTDPDNEEVRARVERGEPRIAVEFAEGAGAAPAPAAQEPPQPVVDPADPLGENAPPLPRLAEAVELMARARRRGEWEAGRTHRNLLPHLIEETHEFIDAVEDGGDILGELSDLLLQVLFHAEIAEGFDIEDVADAFVAKLRRRAPYLFEAGEGQVPVAEQERTWAAGRVGPRAEPARGLPALALAEEVIRRARAAGLSDSDIPNELLCPTPGLELDDGAEARTRHAARVFLATFEPAAGDGDATAADAAAEEAPEDAGEEPADRRAGDAAAAAEDAESAGYESAGVADAAVDEAWTAAGPGAAAPEPGRD from the coding sequence ATGGCCATCATCGAGCTGGATCCCCGATTCCCCACCGCCGTGCCGCTGCAGGCGGCCGGGCTGCTGGCCGGCGAGGTCAGCTACACCGAGGAGGTGCCGATCCGGGTGCGGTGGGCGATCGCCGACGCCGGCGGGCATTCGGTGAGCGATGCGGAGGTGCTGGTCACCACCGACCCGGACAATGAGGAGGTTCGCGCCCGGGTGGAGCGCGGGGAGCCCCGGATCGCGGTGGAGTTCGCCGAGGGCGCCGGGGCCGCCCCGGCCCCGGCGGCGCAGGAGCCGCCGCAGCCGGTGGTGGACCCCGCCGATCCGCTCGGCGAGAACGCCCCGCCGCTGCCCCGGCTGGCCGAGGCCGTGGAGCTGATGGCCCGCGCCCGGCGCCGCGGGGAGTGGGAGGCCGGGCGCACGCACCGCAACCTGCTGCCGCATCTCATCGAGGAGACCCACGAGTTCATCGACGCCGTCGAGGACGGCGGGGACATCCTGGGGGAGCTGTCCGATCTGCTGCTGCAGGTGCTCTTCCACGCCGAGATCGCCGAGGGCTTCGACATCGAGGACGTCGCCGACGCCTTCGTCGCGAAGCTGCGCCGGCGCGCCCCCTACCTCTTCGAGGCGGGGGAGGGGCAGGTGCCGGTGGCCGAGCAGGAGCGGACCTGGGCCGCCGGCCGGGTCGGCCCGCGCGCCGAGCCGGCCCGGGGGCTGCCCGCCCTGGCGCTGGCCGAGGAGGTCATCCGCCGGGCCCGCGCCGCCGGGCTCAGCGACTCCGACATCCCCAATGAGCTGCTCTGCCCGACCCCGGGCCTGGAGCTCGACGACGGCGCCGAGGCGCGCACCCGGCACGCCGCCCGGGTCTTCCTGGCCACCTTCGAACCCGCCGCCGGCGACGGGGACGCCACCGCGGCCGATGCCGCGGCCGAGGAGGCCCCGGAGGATGCGGGGGAGGAGCCGGCGGACCGCCGGGCCGGGGACGCCGCCGCGGCGGCCGAGGACGCCGAGTCCGCCGGCTACGAGTCCGCCGGGGTCGCCGACGCCGCCGTGGACGAGGCCTGGACCGCGGCCGGCCCCGGCGCGGCCGCCCCGGAGCCCGGGCGGGACTGA